GGTATATTTCACACAATGTACAAACCATACAGTCAGCAAATAAAAACACGAAGAGAGCAAGATAAATAAAGGAcagcaataaacaataaacagctCAGGATGTCAGGTATAAACACTGAGCAAAAAGAAGATGAAACTGAGGCTTTCTGTCATAGTGTCATAGTGTCATCTCTACTGCTATAGGCTCTCACAGTATATATTAGCTAGCTTGGAAATGTTGATATAGAGGGCAGAGGGCAGAGGGCCAGATTGGTTTGAGCTGCCAGAAAATATATAGTTACTCTTATAATAAAGGGAGCttgaagctcagtggttaagtcattggactttgaattagaagatcacaagttcaaatcccactatgaccaagctgccactgctgggcccttgagcaaggcccttaaccctcccctgctcagttgtaagtcgctctggataagagcatctgccaaatgccataaatgtaaatgtataatcaaTCTTTACCAACATGGGGGGcaaaaaagcatttcagcaAGCCGGAACATTAAATCTACATTCACATGGTCACATGGTCCTACAGATTTCCTGTCAGCTCAGAGCAGCTGTCACTTACactcctccagtcactctcagCAGTGTGTTTCAGCCTGCTCACCCTCTGCTCACaggatggttttttttttttttttttaacattccattCTGTGTGAACAAAAGactggtgtgtgggtgtgtatgtgtgtgtgtgtgtgtgtgtgtgtgtgtgtgtgtgtgtgtgtgtgtgtgtgtgtgtgtgtgtgtgtgtgtgagtgtgagtgtgagtgtgagatagagagagagagagagagagagagagagagagagagcttcaTGCTTATTTCAACATGGCTAAACAAAGCTAAATTCTACAAGGGTTTGTTTCTTTTGGCTGTATAATCAGAGAGTGATAACAGCAGATATGCATGATAAAAGATCTCAGCTATTCCATTACCCTCAGCTACCCCTGTGTTTGATCATGCACCTGTAAGCAAGAGAATTTGCAACTGCAAGGCCACTGAGTACCCTTTAGGCTGCCTAAGCAAAAATACACCCTAAACCTGCGTGTCCACTCATCAAGCTCATCAGCCGGAAAGGCTAATTCGTAACAAGTTGGCAAGTAGCAGAAAGAGCTTTCCATAAGCAGCCACATCTGGTGAAGCCAAGCTCATGGAGTCTAGTCTGTTTCTATTGTGGTGATGCTCAGCATAGTATTTTATCCTGCACTTCCCATCCCCCGCCATGTTCAACGCaaccaccaaaaaaaagaattgcttCCAATCTACATCTATTTCCCATTCCAGTTCACACAGAAAGTATTATGACACTTTTACTGTTGTTTGACGTGTAGCCAGGGTAGGGCAAAGATACatccaaatgtatttttaaataaaataccaaatatcttaactttaagtgtatcaaaataaattacaaattacagaagccacaccatctatcaaaataaactactaataaaaataaaataatacttttacaAAGGAACATGACTTTCTATTAATTGGCCAATTTGAtgatttgattgttaatcataaatataatagtaTATTGTGTGTCAGGCAGTTATTCATGCAATTGTgcgcaaaatcatgatcctattCATTCgacaatcaaatatttataataattggacacctatttgaaagctggcagtctgcatgtttcttaccttcaccactgtcttttatttgattacattttctgttctgatctaaACTAAGTCTTGGCAAAATACTGAATAGTCTCTAATCAGAGGCTGCAAagttatgatgtcatcatgttgACTTCTTCCAAAATAATTTTAtggtattttaaaactacaaaaatacaaaacactaaagtattttgtACCAAAACATGAAGCCATCTTCATCAACCCTATGAAATATAAATTAccaaatcctattttatatttgaaatacatgtatcataaatactgccatCTCTGCTTGTAGCTATTGCCAGGGCCCTAACAGCCGTTTTTTAAAATAGTCAGAAGAGATGAAAATGAAACTCAGATGACCGATCCTTGCAATGCCTCAAGGGGGCAGCACCTATCCTTAAACTCCCTTAACCAGCTAAACCTTTCATTGTGGAGGTACATGCCTATGTAGCAGGAGAGAAATCTAAGCTGCACCCACtttacttttacaaaaaaaactcacTCAAGATGAAGAGAGTCTTGCTCTTCACCAAGAATTTCAGAGTCACCCACAACTGTTGAAAACTTACTCACtactacattttgttttatattaaaaatgtgcaatgtACAATAATTATAGTAACTGACAAGCTTAAATGTTTTGTTCCCCTCTTCCATGTTGTGCTTCAAGCTAAAAATCATTGTTGGATTTCATCTTCCAGTATACAACACAGATAGAAAAAAGTGCCTGCAAAGTATTGCAAAGTAAAACCATGCCTggtctgttttctgtttctgttagTTGTTTGCCAATTGTAATAAAAGCATTACAACAAAAAGTCATAATTATTGAAAAGTTACATTATGTCAATTTtccattttaataattttaagtgACATGAGTTCATCAATTAGATGAACAGGCAAGTGTTAAAATCAGTCAAGTGTGGGAATTTAataggaaaatataatatattcctTTAAATAGcttttagagaaaaaaagaaaaaaaaaaacacccatatATACCACatcaaatcatataaaaatactgAGCATTGTTTAGTACAGGACCTTACAACTAACATTTAATTTGGCTCTACGTTAGATGTTATCTGTATAAAATTAAGTTGTTCTAAAAAGTTGTGTAATGTCTAATGAACCATAAAGATACAGTAATAGAGCTTATTATATCTACTCACATCTTACTAATAGATgcaaaaaatgaatttttaccAACCTTGCTTGCACCAGGTAGCAGATGCAGCTTGACATAGGGATCGGCTAGTCCATTGGAGTCCATTGGCTTCAAACCCTGTAAAAAAGATGTATTCGTAAAACTTTCAGTATAAACATGAAAAAGGCAAAGAGACCTCTATAAATTGTAGActaatttcagaataatgtttctcaAGACAAAATTACAAGATTTTCTGCATGAAAGACAGGGcaaaaatcaatcaatattGTATGCTCTAAAAAACTCttaaaaacaggcatgattctgtaatTGATCTCACTGCATTGGCTCAGAAACGCCTCCAGAAAGCATTGTCTTGAAAAACAATTTACCATGGCATGcacaaatgcagattaaagCAAAGAATAAGCCATATGTGTACATGATCCAGAATGCTGCTGTCCACTCAGGGCCAgagcttatttaaaatgaaattaggcaaagtggaaaactgttcagACAAATAGAAATAAGTGGTGAAGGGGTGGAAATGTCACTCTTTGTGTTGTAGTTAATCAGTATAGTGTTATCCATAAGAACAAACCTGTGGTGATATTAGTGCAAGcatttgaatttatatatattaaaaaaagtaatttagttCTAAATTTAGAAGTACTCTGAAATTGTATTAAGTCCTAAAGCATCACTTTATTGTTGGTGGTTAGATTATGTGGGattgtttgaaaaaaatgctTGTTAATATGCATTTACAGGTTAGCTACAGCTCTACCATCTTCATTTTCTGAACCCTCCACACCCATGCTACAGTGTCCTGCCATACCACTCCCTCACATGCCAAAATTCAGACTAAAATGAGTGATTAAAACCCACAGGAATCTTCTTTGTGTACTGTGACATGAGCTTGTGTGTGGATAGTGTAGGTTTGATTGAAGATCACTAAATGTAGCAGAAGAGCTGTCAGATGCTTGTCTTTTTTCTGCTTATAAAGCTGTTTTAACCAAcatcaaacaaacaagaaatgtAAGTCAGCTTTGATCATTTAACTTTAAGAATTTAAGAACTTTTGAATTGCTCACTAAGCGGAAgataatataaatgtgtttgagcatttatatacttttattagtATTACCTTGGCTCTTATAATGTTGCACTGAATGCTGCTATTCTCTTGCTCATAAAGCAAGCTGAACTCGAGAGATCCGAGcgttgctgcaaaaaaaaaaaaaaaaacattctcacaCTTAGTTAATCAtacattattaatgtattactAATATTAGAGGAATCCATATGTGATTACTTTAGGCATTAATTAGTTAATACAAACCCAATCTTCACTTATTTCCAAGTCAATTTTTAATACTAGCTCAGTGACTAGACAAAATGCTGACATACTTGAGGTGGTATTCTAAAGTTTGCACATGAAAAATCCCagaatttttttatcttactgGTTTCATCAGAGTCATAACTGTTGAGctcatcctcatcttcctctctTACAGAGTTCTGTTGACGAGCAGGTGCCAGACTGAAGTTGGTAAGATCACTATTTTCCCCAGTTTGCACTTTCCCTTGCAAACCATTTCCCATGAGGGTTCCTTTCTCtgttatttttggaaatatataaaccaaacaaaatgaACTAGAAATCTTCAGTCAAGTAAATAACAATTGAGTAGAGCATGATTTTAACTCACTTTCTTGAGCTGTACAGACAGAAGTGGATGGGGGAGGTTTTATCACAGCAGATCTGTCTGTATGACAGGTACCAACAATATTTGCAGGCTTTGGAGGCACAAACGGCTTGGGAGCAATTGTTGGATAACCTGCCAAATCTGGGGCTACAACACAAATGATAAGCATATCCCCTTAAGCTCATAATATgactggggtttttttgtttgttttattttttataaatattaggtTAATTCTCCACTCATGAACAAAAAATTGATGTGAGTGGACCATAGTAATATTTCTAGAAGACATATGTAAAATTCCATTTCAAGAATAAAGTAGCATTAACTTATCAGTATATAGATCTGATAGGGTTAAATACCACAACGAACACTTAACAGAATCCAGTTAACTGTTATATTAGTTACCTTTAGCCTGTACTTGAGGCTGGGCAGCAGATACACATGTGGCAAGAGAAGCTTGGTTCTTATGTATTTTCTCAGAATTAGGTTCTTTACACTTGGTTGTTGGCATTGGCAAAGGCAAAAACTGTTTAGGGAGGCCTTTAAAGAACCAGGCCCCAGATCGCTTCCATaccttaaaaagaaatgtaaagcatatcaaATAAGGAATTTATTGAATTTTGAGCCTGAGCCTATTTATATGCATTAAAAAATTCAAACCCAATATGGAAACCAATAAATTTCCTTTACCTCACGCTGTTCACTACAGATCTTGCACAGCCATACAGACTGTGGTCGGCTGTTAACCTGAACGCCACATTTGGTGCACATGTTCTGCAGAGAAAcatatttaattgaaaataattatacaaaaaacaattactatattattttatataatatataaatatatataataattactatATTCATTgcttacaaaataaatcaagtaCATAAACAGTTGGTCCCCTACAAAATAAATTagagaatgaaaaataaattaaccatGTTAAATTAATGTTAGTTATAATGTTATTGGCAAATAACCATTAACAGTCAATGCTCTACATGCATGTGATACGGCAAGAGGCAATAGTTACAGTAGGAATGGCACATATTGAAatttactgaataaaaatgttttatatttaaatgtaagatGAACTCTATTATATTTGCTATGACTGGCATCATATACAGGTTCATATAAGTTATTGAACAGCATAATATGTGAGAGCATTCACATGCTTCATGTAAGTTGTACAGCAAGGGCATTAGGATCCAGCCATATTCAGATAGTTTGTTGTGTATATGTTCTCCCACCAACAGCCAGTCAAAGTCCATCCCCAATGAGAAGCTATctgtactaaaaaaaacaaccttttttttttctgaccagGAGAACAATCAAATGACAGTTTCCATGATTATGAGAGTCAAAAAAGGGCTTAGTCTGATCTTCATACTGGGAAGACTGTTTTAATTGGGCTGCTGGCTACCCCTTAGTTTCAATATGTGGCAGACATTATCCTATAGTTATACCACTTAGACAGACTACATTTATATACTTGCACACTTCAGCTGTTAACCACAGTAAGCCtcttaaatattgtttaaataaaagagattgtgaaaattgttttaatatacatttctaCATACGTTTCCTACCCAAGATTAGTTGTTTAAATCCAATAActatgtgatggatgtgatgtgttaTAAGAGTCATTCATCTGGCAAAATGTCTATCTATGCAGAATATCTGGACCACTTGGTTATCACCATGCTGATGCATAGTTCTAACATAACAGTCTATTCCACATCCTCTATATCCATATCCTCATAGACTCTTATCTTCTATAAAAAAGGTTTCCATGCAACTGAAGCATCTTATAATTTATAAGCCACACTCTTTGACAAAAATTACGTGGCGCTTCAGCTGTCTCTCTTcactaacattttatatatatatataaataaccgTCACTAGAAATAATTTCTGAACAGAAAATCAATTACAATTCCTTAGTTTTACAGTGAAATGAATGACAaatctatttacaataaaaattacGTTGTTCCAACCAATGAGCGTATGCGGTGCTGTGTTTAAGCTTCATGACACCAATAAATGGCAAACCACTTACGTTTCTATGGTAACCTTGCGCATGCAGATTCAAGCAACAACAACCATGAGTGTTGATggcgaaaagaaaaaaatcagaggAACATTGAAAGTTTTAAAATGAGTGGACAGAAACATATGCTTTTATTGAAAACTCTGGTGATCTCCTCTGTCTGGTTTGCACAGAACGTATTtccactttataaaaaaatcaaacgttgagacattttgaaatctgACAGATGAGAGATTGAATGCTTGCATGAAATTGAACCTGACCACTTATAAACCAGACTTCAACGCTATTAGCAACACAATGCAAAGCCAGAAGTCGCACTACTTGTAAAAATTCTGAATATAGGGATGAAAACATGTAAGTACTTCAAAAGCAATGAATTGTTGTGTTTGTTCTTTGATGTTCATATGCACTTAACTTGTGTTGTTgcatattctatttatttattttgacttGTTTCTGGGACTAAATAATAAAGTTATTGAAATTCAATTTTCCCAATTGCCctttaaaatctgtattagCCAAAATTTAAACAGTGCTTTGTTCTTCACTCATGCACTTACTCAACATGTGTTGCTGCATATTACTATATAATGCTTTATTTTGAGATATTTGACCTGagtgaaataatttttatataatgtaatttatataacaatgtttttataatagtaaaatgtgtttattaaatttttttttttttttgagaaaaaaatagaatgtaTTAAGCAGAATTGTATTTCATTAGAATTCATGTATTTGCTCAACATGTGATGCTTactatgtgtttattttttagttgtACATAGacataaataaaggttttgttattgaaaaactgtattttttatagtaGTAGTAACggctcttttaaaaaaatgcattcggCAAAAAGATCAAAAATGGCTCTATGAGGAAAAAAGGTTCCCGATCCCTGGTCTAAAGTTGTCGGTTCCTTGTGAGCTGCTTGTATAGGTTTTCCAGGGATTGCAAGGCCACCTTTTATTAAACATGCaaacattcaatttaattcagttaatttttatttgtattgcgcttttaacaatgaacattgtcttaaagcagctttacacagataatgtggtgataaaaataaataaagtgtaaatgtaaagtgtaagtttgtccctgatgagcgagccggtggcgactgtggcaaggaaaaactcactgTGACAAACTCCCCAAACATCTACTGTGCACTCAGGACAACAACCAATAAGCTGAGCTCAGCAAGAAAGTTTCAAAGGGATTTTGGCAGTCGTTATCTAGAGTTCACTGAACATGGCTATGGGTGTAACCTGCAattttatatcaatataaaaatcCTAACCTTTTTACAGTCTTCACAGACCACAGATTGGACTCCTAGAGCACTTAACTGCTCTCCACACAACAAGCAGTGGGATACCCCATTTCCACACACAGTCTTCTTCATGCTGTCCAAACGATTCATTAGACGCCTATTAGgaacagaaacagagaaatCATGATTAgtattcttttgcattttagtATAATTTTATCTGAAAGGCCGAATAATATTGTTGAGTGAAATTAAATACTTGACAAACTTGAAATTTCTTATATggaaaagaacagaaagaaaacatttttccaaTTCTTACCCAATTCTCTCTTGCTCCATTGCCTCAATTTTCTCAGCTCTAAGGATCACATTGTTAATGATCTCCTTCTCTTCATCAGTCAGTTCTGAACTGTGGTCAGATCTTGGTGGAGAGTGGGCATCACTCATGCCTATCACAGTGTCTGTCATGGTGACGAACCAGTAAGATGTCTATATCAGATGTAAATTTAATGGGCACATGTTAATTGTCATTCACACAAGTGGAATATTACAAGCCACAGAATTCATTAGATTATTTTTACTCCTGTGAGGGTTCAGAAAGATACAAGTGCAATTATGATTATTCCTTATAATTACATACACATTATCAAAATAGGTAAAAGATTAGGCAGCTGGATAGCAGTGTAGTTTTAACATGGTCATGGAAAAGCTAAAAACGAGACTTAAAATTAGCTTTAAAGGAAATTCAACAGTAATCAGTACAATGGGTTTCTAATTGCCATTTGTTGTAGTTCCCAAACTTGAGCACTAGTGCAATAAATAACTCTCCCCAGCTGAATGGGGCTAAGGGTATAAAGCAGTGGTTCTTAACCTTGTTGGAGGTACTGACCCCCACCAGTTTCATATGCACATCCACCGAACCCTTCTTAAGCGGGGCGTGTCATCACGAATCATATGAGTCGGGTGTGTGTCTTGACCTCCGCCGAACCCCTGAGACTTACTTACCGAACCCCTGGGGTTCGATCGAACCCAGGTTAAGAACCACTGGTATAAAGTCATAGGGACCAAAATAATGGAAAAACAGCAAATATCCATAGCAATATTGTTTCAGTGTTGatcactaaaaataaaaaaaacaattgaaccAGAATTTAAAACTCAATGAGATTTTGAATGAGGTTTTTATGAGGATTAAGTTTTGTTTAATGGATGATACATATGCACAAGACATTTTATAATTGAATTTGTTGTATGCtttaaaattaatacaaaaatttatatttggtCAGTTTGCACACACTCCTTTAAAATAATGACTTATTATAAACAGTTTTGATGTCATTGTGAAAACAGTGTATTTctataaaatgtattctttttcaatcaaaaaaaaacagcttaaaagtgcaaaaaaaagttactaCGGTCAAAAACCTGGAGCAGGGGATTATTGAAAACCTTTTCTTTAGATTTTATGGCTGAATTAATCCTTGGCAGGAATTGTTGGAAGAAAGCTTGCTAATTTTATCTATAGTTCTCTTTTATCAGACCTCTTCACTTGATGAAGAGCTTttattaagaaagaaaaaattaacaGAGATAATTGAGTCACGTTCCACTTTTTGTTCCATTGACATTTTTCAAGTTTAAGTTCAGTGAACTCTGAAACCATTAGGGACTGAGAACAAAACAATCAGGAAaccaagaaaataaataatcaaccTGTCTGTGTGCAAGCTACAAGAGGTACCAACTAGTATAAGACTTACAGTTCCCTGAAAAAAAGAGCcaaatcttttgtttttgaaattCACTGAACATTGGGGTTTGAGATCAAATGATGATCAGTAAGAATCAGATAGTAAATCATCCTCAATTTCctcatattttcattaaaatggcACATTTGGTGGCAGACTATGGTACTCATTTTGGTGGGAAACTgcgcagaaaaaaagaaagtgcattaatgcaaattacatttaatatgtgGTTGCTATTCCTTGCTTACAATAATTACATTAGAAGTGCAACCCAATCACTGTTGCATTTTTTGTGATTTGCCCTTTTTCATGCTTTAATACTTTTTGTGTGCATTTGATGTTCTCTGggatgtcaagtcaagtcaagtcaagtttatttctatagcgcttttcacaacagacattgtctcaaagcagctttacagaaatcaacagtcaaggtgaacggtgtgcatttatccctgatgagcagctgtggcaaggaaaaactcccttagatgttcaCTAGAATTACAGTCAATGTGATTTGGGTTAATATACTTTTTGATAAAACGCCTTCTAAATAAAGAGgcatatttatacataaacatggtatttgcttccattgctatgctgatgatacacagctgtatatttcagcaatgccagatgagagagatcagcttaacaatgttgagaagtgtgtaaaggacattagacagtggatgcttgataaatTTCTtttgctcaactcagataagacggaagtacttttactaggaccacatgcagctagaagcaacctttccgattatgtagcatctctggatggtgtttctgtttcaacGTGTACAgcagaccttggtgttattattgacccgagtctttcctttgaggctcacatgaataatattaccaggatcgccttctttcaccttagaaatattgctggatgctgatgtcgttacaggatgcagaaaaactagttcatgcttttgttgattctagattagactactgtaacgctttactgtctgggtgtgcaaataagtgcataaataagcttcagttagttcagaatgcagcagcaagagtcctcactagatctagaaaatatgaccacatcacccctgttttaattagtctacactggctcccaatcaaatctcacattgattataaaatactactactgactgtataaagcacttaacggtctcgcaccgcagtatctgagtgaacttctgtaccagtatgatcctccacgcctacttagatcaaaaggtgcaggctatcttttggtacctcaaataatgaagactacagcagggggcagatctttctcttataaaccccagagttatggaacagccttccaatcagtgttcgggattcagacacagtctcagtgtccTAATCGAggctgaaaatatatttatttagtcttttatcagtagattttttaaTCTAAAGGAGCAAATCTGAaggggaacatggatatagagtgtttggtgaactgggatatttgtatgctgtcgtcccctcactctcacacgttcactcaggtttgttgacggtggtgtggtgggtcgtctcttatcccagagatccctcatgtctgtattaccttctggttctcccttttagctatgctgcaatagcgagtcttgccaaagtccaaactgcacagtgacattaactttcatacaacaaggacacataataatccatatccttcattctctctctctctcgggcaaggtaaacatgctcctgaggttccagtgaccactgttcctgcccctcttccctccgtggatcttcccacttcgtccaggtctgcctctggatagtgttctcttcgattggaggccactctgttcagcttgggtggttccatgaaattctggagtaagaacgggtgctttgaggatggattagactgtagttaatgtcaacagtctgctacattgccTTAGGACCCTTCtgatcattatcactgtaccccgcaac
This region of Silurus meridionalis isolate SWU-2019-XX chromosome 27, ASM1480568v1, whole genome shotgun sequence genomic DNA includes:
- the rph3ab gene encoding rabphilin-3A isoform X1, giving the protein MTDTVIGMSDAHSPPRSDHSSELTDEEKEIINNVILRAEKIEAMEQERIGRLMNRLDSMKKTVCGNGVSHCLLCGEQLSALGVQSVVCEDCKKNMCTKCGVQVNSRPQSVWLCKICSEQREVWKRSGAWFFKGLPKQFLPLPMPTTKCKEPNSEKIHKNQASLATCVSAAQPQVQAKAPDLAGYPTIAPKPFVPPKPANIVGTCHTDRSAVIKPPPSTSVCTAQEKKGTLMGNGLQGKVQTGENSDLTNFSLAPARQQNSVREEDEDELNSYDSDETTTLGSLEFSLLYEQENSSIQCNIIRAKGLKPMDSNGLADPYVKLHLLPGASKSNKLRTKTLRNTRNPNWNETLVYHGLTDEDIQRKTLRISVCDEDKFGHNEFIGETRVALKKLKQNQKKKFNVCLERVVLTKKTAAASARGISLYEEEPAKDGAEIEERGRILISLTYSSNQGRLLVGIIRCVHLAPMDANGYSDPFVKICLKPDMGKKAKNKTHIKKKTLNPEFNEEFSYEIKHAELAKKTLDISVWDYDIGKSNDYIGGCQLGITSKGERLKHWYECLKNKDKRIERWHTLLNENHVSSD
- the rph3ab gene encoding rabphilin-3A isoform X2 is translated as MTDTVIGMSDAHSPPRSDHSSELTDEEKEIINNVILRAEKIEAMEQERIGRLMNRLDSMKKTVCGNGVSHCLLCGEQLSALGVQSVVCEDCKKNMCTKCGVQVNSRPQSVWLCKICSEQREVWKRSGAWFFKGLPKQFLPLPMPTTKCKEPNSEKIHKNQASLATCVSAAQPQVQAKAPDLAGYPTIAPKPFVPPKPANIVGTCHTDRSAVIKPPPSTSVCTAQEKKGTLMGNGLQGKVQTGENSDLTNFSLAPARQQNSVREEDEDELNSYDSDETTTLGSLEFSLLYEQENSSIQCNIIRAKGLKPMDSNGLADPYVKLHLLPGASKSNKLRTKTLRNTRNPNWNETLVYHGLTDEDIQRKTLRISVCDEDKFGHNEFIGETRVALKKLKQNQKKKFNVCLERVVLTKKTAAASARGISLYEEEPAKDGAEIEERGRILISLTYSSNQGRLLVGIIRCVHLAPMDANGYSDPFVKICLKPDMGKKAKNKTHIKKKTLNPEFNEEFSYEIKHAELAKKTLDISVWDYDIGKSNDYIEK